Genomic DNA from Rana temporaria chromosome 1, aRanTem1.1, whole genome shotgun sequence:
TTTACTCTTTACACGATCACCAGTTACACAGTAAGACAAATAATGTAGATAAAACCATAGCGCTCAATCGATGTATAACTATATGGtgtttaaaaacatataaattgtTATGATAGTAccggagggtttacaaccgctttaatagagaagttcagtttttaaaaaaaaaaataagccttaTAATTACCTAGGTGAATAAAGCATCCATCAGATGCTTCACCTCTCCCCCGCTGCCTTTACAGTGACAACTGAgtaatcaaacactgctgatccctCAGTTCTTCCCTTCCACTCTGACACGTGACTGTCGATCACAAAGCACTGGGCTGGGGAGGGGCGCTAGCGGCTGGCTCAGTCTCTCATCTGCGCAGAAAACAAAGCCAAGCCGCTCCAGGTGAGAGAAATCCCACGCTTCAACCTCACGGAGCAGGACCAGTCTGTAATTTGAATAGGAGCCACTGGAACAGGAAAGGGTTTGACCGCACTCACAGGTTTGAAGAAAAAGTAAAGACTTTATTAAAGATAAAAATCATCAGACAACATCGTAGACATCATGACATCAATGTAGACCTGGCAGAGATTAACGCGTTTCACAAATTGGAATTTGCTTAGTCATAATCTGAgcagctgagaggctgagccagctgtcgATCCTGGCATGTGGGTGAATCCCAAATTTCgggatctttccccagcctgggccGGCTTAGTGACATcttggctgaaaacaggtcacaggagtgcagaacaaactgcactcctgtgatccataggagaagtatggccagaaaaactttggccatacttctctaaCCATTGATTATTTTTTGGAGTTCGGGTAATTATTTGTTGGCTGATCTAACTTGTTAAAGATGTGAGCTTTCAGGATAACGTAGATCCATTCTTCATCTTAAAggcatgggggtatcccagatCTTGTACATATTTTAAGGAGGATCCCATGCAAAAAAAACTGCAACAACCCCCTTTACATTTAAAGTACCATGGTTATGAGGATAAGGGCATCTTTTCCACAAGCcctggcttattggaatctggaagcccactttaacaaTAGGGGATGACAGCCAATATATACGGtacaaaggggcaggatcagtTGGATATTGTCATTGATCATATGTGGAGATGACCATatatggtcaatgatgtcactggtAGTAACCCTGCTCCTTTTATACAAAAAAGTGAAGTTTAAAGAAAACACAGACCATTTTTTACAAGTccttttattaaataaattgaaaaaagtcCCATAATGTAGATCAACATCAATCACAATTGTccaatgaaagaaaaaacacaaccaATTACAGCAAGTTCCCTAAGCTGTCATCGGCAATATAAGGGAAGGGATGAGAATAGTGGTGACATCATTTCCCAAATATAGCCATGTGGTCACATTTAGGCAATGATGTCACCCCCTATCCCCGCCCCTTTGTATATGGGGCCTCAGATTCCAGGCCATATAAATGAATGGGCTGGCTGATGACAGGGGTTGGTAAGGATGTGGTGGAAGAAGACACCCACTTTTTCCTTAACAGCCATTGACAGCAGGAAGTTGTTATGTTCGTTCAGGTTGAATGCCCTAAATATTCACTCTGCTCATCTCTGCTGGGGACCACCAACTCCAGACTGACCACCTCCCAAAAATAAAGTGCTCATTATTCTGACCACTCACATACTGTTGATAACCTTTATCCCCCACACTGCTACCCCTTCCCAAAGAACTATGGCACCACCTGTCTATGGGCATTATTACTGCCACATGTGTTCCTATCCCTTCTATACCTTTTGAGTCCCGGTATCCTCtatgacagggatatgcaattagcggatctccagctgttgcaaaactacaagtcccatcatgcctctgcctctgggtgtaatgcttgtggctgtcagtcttgctatgcctcatgggatttgtagttctgcaacagctagaggtccgctaattgcatatccctgctctatgacCTCTGAGTTACAATCTTCAACATGCTTGCTAAGTCCCAATGTTTCACATGCCTCTTGAGCTGTCTATGCCACTAGTGCACCTGTATGCACCTGTGTGCATCTGTGCctctaagggcccattcacacctgagcggttttgtagcctgaagctataaaatgctagaggggaaaaaatccactattctcaatggagatggttcacatctacactccaaaacgcctgaagccgaacgcctgaagctcaaacaagttctggacccttttttgttgtgcgcattgggctgatttgggcgtttttgaatgtttgtattcccatagaaactaatggaaacgctcgattcaagcgtctagcgcgacaacgagcgtttctatgggcgttttgtcgctttaatctgttctgtgaaatagaatattcacccaggaagaagataaaaaaaatctacaaacatagcaacaaatgatgaaagagatgatcatttttcctattggctaaaataaaaaacgacgaagttcaaaaacgtcggacaacgctgtatgcaaacgcgcgaataTGTGTGAATACGCATGACAAAAtgtgcgacaaaacgccggaaaaaaaacgatcaaaaactatacgctcaggtgtgaatgcagcctaactgtgcccTTTTTGCCCCTGTATCTCTAGTGCACCCGGTGTGCCCCTCCAGTGCATCTCTGTACACCCCTGTGCTTCCAGTGTGCTTCTGTGTGCCTTAGTAACTTCTGTCAACCTATGCAACCTCTATGATACCATGTGCTCCCTGTTTTCTCCTGTACATATCTGTGCACCCCTGTACTTCCAGCGTGCTCTTGTGCACCCCCATGTCTTTTGTGTGCCCAAGCAGCCTCCATTATGCTCCACACTTGCCTGAACTGTTATGTCCCACCACTAAGGCAAACTGCTGCCTTTATACCTTCAGTTACGCTCCTTCTGGGCTGGGGATAAGTAGGTTGAGGTAGTAACACTCACCTCACCTAGGATCCAGCACCAGGGCTTCTTTTGTACATCCCCCAGCACTTCCACCTTGAGGCCTGGCACCTCACAGTGATAGCTCTCTTGATTGCCAATGGTGTAAATGGAGAGGCATGGCACAGAGTTCAAGCAACACATAGTTACATCTAAGCTGAGCCCCTGTGCTTTCCAAGAGTGCTCCAAAATCCTTGTAGTTTCAGGCTCCTCCCTGCCTTCCCAGTGTTCTGAAGTATCTTGTCCCTCCAGTGTCCTCTGTGCCTCTTAGTTCCAATCTCCTACCTGGGTTCTGAGTCCGATTGTTCTCTGTGGCTCTTCAGTTGCCTGTGCCTCTAGTGTACCAGTATGCCTATGTGGATCTCTGTGCTTCCTATTGCGTGCCTCTCATGTCTCATATCTTCAAGTGCATTATGTTGTGTCCTAGTGTCCTCATCTGTGTGCTTCCATGTCTCCAGTTTGCATCTGCGTGACTTTATGTCTCCAAGAGCACCCTCAACTACCTTGATACCTCCATCCCATTCCTGTGTGCATCCATGATTCCAAGTTCTCCCTTGGGAACCCCTGTCCTTCCTGTGCATCTTGTAAACCACGTGCCTAGGTGACTCCTGTGGACCCCTGTAGCATCTGTGACTCCAAGTGCACACCTAAAACACCCTGGAATGCCCAAGTGCACCtgctaattttttttgtaaagtcacTTATCAATTGAAACTtgtactgagaaaaaaaaatgtaggctgccattgctcACTTTACCTTCTAAAATTCAAACTGCCTGACTTACATGCTGATACAGTGGCTACTTTTTTCGTCACTGGTATGACCAAAGAATGtacattgcattttttaaataaaaaatataaacaatctgggtatttttttttttttttgtaaaggtcaaAGATGCCTTGCTACTGATCTATTTATACTACAAAGAATGTTGCTGCATGCTATTTTATCAACACATCTCAGCatggttaaaggggaggttcaccctaaaaacgactttctagtattacattggccccccacattacaatacaattatgcctattatgtttttttgtatgctgtacataccttaggaacagctaattcacccgtgacttccaggttgcgagtcccgcgggagtgggcgttcctaacatgctggtgattgacgtgatgaccaaaaacgagctcccccccgtcgcgtaagctgcgtcacgattgctgaaaggagccgaacggcggtgcgcaggtgcagtatagcgccgactcgccgttcggctcctttcgccaatcgtgacgcagcttacgcgacggggggagctcgttttttgtcatcacatcaatcaccagcatgttaggaacgcccactcccgcgggactcgcaacccagaaggcacgggtgaattagctgttcctaaggtatgtacagcatacaaaaaaacataataggcataattgtattgtaatgtggggggccaatgtaatactagaaagtcgtttttagggtgaacctcccctttaacttgACGATTCTaaactttgatagaaaattacagaTGATGAGTGAAAGTCTTGAATCTGATTAGCAGCCACAATACAGCCTGTTCTGGATAGGTAAATGTTGATAAATCCAAACAGAAGATCACTTTTGAAgcttacatttaattttttattttctttacagaTCACCATACGCCAGAATGCAACTGCACATCAAATGTGTGTTCCATATTTTCACAAGGAATATACTACTTATATCCATTCACTATAGAGTATCATATATTAGCCTCTACAATGCTCTATGTTCTGTGGAAAAATATTGGGCGCCATGTAAAACACCAACAACAGCAGAAGATTCACTTCAAGTTCCATGGTATAACAGCCGGCACCATACTGGGGCTGATAGTTCTTACAACCACCATCGCTGTCCTGGTTGTTTATCTCATCCAGATTGGACGTTCCAAAAGCAAAAGTGAACTGGCCCTcaccatgttttatttatttgcgATCACAGTGTTGACGCTCATGTGCACATCTGGGGTTATTGGACTTATCATATACAGAATGGAAAATAAGTCATTAGATGACACTGAAAGTCCAGCCAAGAAGTTGGACTCAGATCTTCTGGTTGGATCGGCATGTGGGTCATGGCTAATCTCATGGGGATCTATCTTGGCTATTATTTGTGCAGAGACCCGTCCTGAATACTCATGGTACAACTTACCTTATTCCATCTTGGTAATTATTGAAAAATACATACAGAACCTTTTCATCATTGAGTGCATACACCGAAAAGAAGAAGAGCCGATAGATGGTCGAACTCTCGAAAGAATCTTTTCCATGTCCGGCAGAAGTACTTTGTCCCTGACACCTTCATATGAAGTTTTCAATGAGTCTGTCACTATCTGCAACAAGGAATTTCCTTACATGTCTAATTCAGAGCTGTCTTTAGGAGAAGCCTCAGCAGAGGACAAGAAATGTCCTGAAAACAATAATTCCATTAGACTTTCTCCATCAGCTATTGCTATGCAGGCAGCAAGATCGGAGAaacttaacaaaaaaagaagaatcctAAAGAACATTGCAGCCTTTCTCTTCCTTTGTAATATTTCGGTAAGatagttttatacatttttatttaacttgttTTCAGTACATGTTTGCTACCTAGTACAGTATGCCTACTTACAGTCACTATACAgcagtggtggtgcatccataaagggcgcgggagcgcccccccctctctcctgcactgctctaatcaccatagatagatttatgcattgcatgaatctatctatggtcactgCTGACACCCCCATTCAGGTGTCTGGACCCTTTTTGGGCGTCAGGCACCTAAATTACAGCgacaggggtgtttttttggaactggtggggagttgggatgaatggcagtgctggcggggagttgggatgagtggcagtgctggcggggagttgggatgagtggcagtgctggcggggagttgggatgagtggcagtgctggtgggagttctgatcagccaacttaagtgctcttgatgaaggtcatctgctaATCTCAGAACTGtaatggggacttttaatggcaactctaatcacaggtggtgttactcactgtgtctccagctatgtggtgtctcgcagcagtgacacctatgccaaaatcaggatataGGGTCTCCTCTGCCTCCTtctacttcacattcctcaccagtcagctgacctctagtcccccccccccccccacccatgccatgaactgaggctaggagagcggtgcgggcttcaggaaccgcccaggattcggtgacccctggcaaattggaatttgacccccgagggggtcccgacccccaggttgagaaccactgctttaaaggttTATTCCAAAAGGTATTTTAATACAGGAAAATGATTCCTTTTTGGTATACTGATTCCATTTATTTATACAAGAGTCTACATTCTAATTGTGTTAGTATTGATTATATCTGTTTGCATAGGTTTGTGAATTCACTTCAGAAATCTGTaaattaatattatttaaatcacctatgttttttgttttatagctctGGATCCCACCTGCCTTTGGTTGCCGTCCTCAGTATGACAACGGCTTGGAGGAAGTCGTGTTTGGTTTTGAACCTTGGATAACAGTAGTTAACCTTGCCATGCCATTCTCAATTTTTTACCGGATGCATTCAGCCTCTTCGTTATTTGAAGTCTATTGTAAAACATAGACTATGCAACACATGGAAAAGACAATATAACATGTCACATTGTTGCCCACTCCTTGTGGGTGGTGCACTTTTTGGGAATTTTGAATGGGACTGAAAATGACTTTGATTTTTCCTGGAAACATAAAGCCACACGAAAATCAATTGTTTTGCACAACATTTTTAAACAAGCATTGtgtcatatactgtataatgtgtAGAAGATAGTGGTGCTTCTAAGATTTACCTATTGTTACTGTCTACTTGCTTTCATGGAGAAACAACAAGGGCATTCATAATGGAGTGTACAGACATTAAAGTGTATTTGCCACACAGTTCTTGGGAAAGTTGCCATTTTGTAACAAAACCCAATGTTTGATAGCTTGCAGCTTACACATTTATTAATATCTAGTGATATTCTGTCAATCTGATGTGCCGTGTATCTCACATATTACAAATTCAGTACTTTAGAGCCCTCTCCTTGTATAACCACCGTAAGAgaaagaaattaaaaatatactcccctttttcctgatgcctgCAGTGctgagcagcacagtggctaagtggttggcACTACTGCCTAAcagcactagggtcattggttcaaatcccaaccacacagggctggtgcaaggatttttgacaccctaggcaaaacctcctTTGGCCATCcgaccccccctcccctgttaggaagcaggcccaagtggagcaaGCTGGGTACAGACCTCCTGTATGGGGCCCAAGCCCCATCAGTTCAGCAGAGGGTCCCGGGCAGAAGAAGGAATCTGACCATTGAAAAGATTGGTATGGCAGCGGGAAAATTACAGGAACCAATCCCCTGTAtagctctccctgcagcagctgaaagctggcttctcctcctccccctcctgttggctttcagctgttgcagggagaggcATACAGGGCATTGGTTCCGGCAGCCCCCTTGTGCACTGATCACTGTCTTCTGTCCATGATCAGATTCCCCCTTTGCCCTGCTGCCCAGGCCCTCCTGTATGCACCCCCCTCCTTCCTCACAGCACATGCCACATTCATctgctctccctcccaccatttttAATTTGCTGCATGAGGGAACAGGGGATCTGTTCTAATaaatgcccccccacccccaaaccaCTGTTAATAACATCCCTCCCCCTGATGTCCTTTTTGCCCCTCCAGAAGCGCTGATGGCTTCTCACTCTTTTCCTCCAACCGGCCCCTGCAGGGTAAGGGGGATagcttcaggatggagagcagatcAGGTAGGATGTactgggccccatgatttctaacagcagttcTAGCTGTAGTAGTGGTGGTGAGGggagtgggatcagtggcagttgtggtggtggggggtgggattaatgacagtggtggtggtgaggggtgtgggatcagtggcagtggtagtggtgaggggggaggtgggatcaatggcagtggtggtgaggggggtgggatcagtgacagtggtggtggtggggggtgggatcaatgGCAGTTTTGGTGGTAGtgaggggggtgggatcagtggcagttttGGTGGTAGtgaggggggtgggatcagtggctgtggtggtggtgggatcagtgacagCAGTGGCTGTGAGAGGGTGGgaaccacagcactacctgccttggatttgcatgttctccatgtgcctttgtgggtttcctcccacactccaagatACAATATGTTGGTAGGTAAATTGGCTCTAGTTtgggtatgtatgaatgtgatttagggactttagattgtaagctcctagagggtagggactgatgtgaatatacaatggggtagattcaggtaggggcgcgcactgctacggcggcgcagcgtaccatttttacactacgcctccgtaaattactggagctacgcttcattcatgaagcatttgctccggcgtttcgtaaaaggggccggcgta
This window encodes:
- the OTOP1 gene encoding proton channel OTOP1 — translated: MADQQKLDTLSPSDQTQKAEGKKLHFNLIRNYPQKNAEILSSQYGFNIFLAGLLLMFAWAIHAVGITDRDLLSYLITLMLIQLVWMLWYIFGSYTQRRTIIEKDTDAGARWLRCGITLFAVITLILDSFKIGHYIGFSECLSITEGIFPVTHTIHTLLQVYFLWFHAKDVIQSFKTLERFGLIHAVFTNLLLWANGILTESKHQLNEHKERLITLGFSNITMDHHTPECNCTSNVCSIFSQGIYYLYPFTIEYHILASTMLYVLWKNIGRHVKHQQQQKIHFKFHGITAGTILGLIVLTTTIAVLVVYLIQIGRSKSKSELALTMFYLFAITVLTLMCTSGVIGLIIYRMENKSLDDTESPAKKLDSDLLVGSACGSWLISWGSILAIICAETRPEYSWYNLPYSILVIIEKYIQNLFIIECIHRKEEEPIDGRTLERIFSMSGRSTLSLTPSYEVFNESVTICNKEFPYMSNSELSLGEASAEDKKCPENNNSIRLSPSAIAMQAARSEKLNKKRRILKNIAAFLFLCNISLWIPPAFGCRPQYDNGLEEVVFGFEPWITVVNLAMPFSIFYRMHSASSLFEVYCKT